In the Marinomonas algicola genome, one interval contains:
- a CDS encoding LysR family transcriptional regulator ArgP: MIDFKGLSAFIAVIENSSFERAANQLCITQSAVSQRLKHLEESIGKALVIRSPQIKATAAGHALLKYSHSLGQIERELIREIAPKQQLDWLKISIATNSDTLATWLLGTLAPWCTENKVLLDLKVDDQDQTHELLKTGEVLGCISSIEQASQGCVSESLGVVHYHCVVSPSFKKEYFSKGINKERFKKAPAVVFNQKDRLQSLYLQQYFDIDASQQLQHFIPSSEAYIEWIKLGMGFGMAPKMQVQQMLDSGELVLLTPDKPVAIALFWHQSRIKTLLSQSLSKQIVSAAKMAHAL, translated from the coding sequence ATGATTGATTTTAAAGGATTATCTGCTTTTATAGCCGTTATCGAAAACAGTAGTTTTGAACGTGCTGCTAATCAATTATGCATTACTCAATCCGCTGTATCGCAACGGTTAAAGCATCTTGAGGAAAGCATTGGCAAAGCATTGGTTATACGGTCCCCGCAAATAAAGGCAACAGCAGCAGGGCATGCGCTTCTGAAGTACTCACATAGCCTAGGGCAAATAGAACGAGAGTTGATTCGAGAAATTGCACCAAAACAACAATTAGATTGGCTGAAAATTTCGATCGCAACAAACTCGGATACATTGGCCACTTGGTTGTTAGGTACCCTAGCGCCTTGGTGCACCGAGAATAAAGTGCTATTAGATCTTAAAGTCGACGATCAAGATCAAACACATGAATTGCTTAAGACAGGTGAAGTGCTTGGTTGTATTAGCTCTATAGAACAAGCTTCTCAAGGGTGTGTAAGTGAATCTTTAGGTGTCGTTCATTATCATTGTGTGGTTAGCCCTAGTTTTAAAAAAGAGTATTTCTCTAAAGGTATAAATAAAGAACGTTTTAAAAAAGCGCCAGCCGTTGTTTTTAATCAAAAAGACCGGCTTCAATCTTTGTATCTTCAACAATATTTTGACATTGATGCTAGCCAACAGTTACAACACTTTATTCCATCTTCGGAGGCTTATATTGAATGGATAAAATTGGGCATGGGGTTTGGTATGGCTCCTAAAATGCAAGTTCAGCAAATGTTAGACTCAGGTGAACTGGTTCTTCTTACACCTGATAAACCTGTCGCCATTGCGCTTTTCTGGCACCAATCGAGAATAAAAACATTACTAAGCCAGTCATTAAGCAAGCAGATTGTGTCAGCGGCCAAAATGGCTCATGCTTTATAA